Proteins from a single region of Flavobacterium sp. YJ01:
- a CDS encoding type IA DNA topoisomerase produces MITVIAEKPSVAREIAVIIKATEKKDGYLTGNGYFVTWALGHLVGLGMPEDYGITGFEKASLPILPNPFLLTVRKVKKDKGCTADTGAIKQLKIIEDLFNQSESIIAATDAGREGELIFRYIYQYLKCSKPFNRLWISSLTEKAIKHGFDNLKDGKEFDGLYQAAQGRSRADWLVGINASQALSIAADNGVYSLGRVQTPTLALICRRYLANRDFPVKNYSQIQLSHSKDLINFKSISKIKWDDRKLAGNVLKAIERSPMAMVTSADGKIETEQPPLLFDLTGLQKEANKKLNLSAEETLNISQSLYEKKFITYPRTGSKYIPEDLWSEIPSLVRVLQKGENFKQTISQTKWGRFNKRIVNDLRVTDHHGLLITDKIPSALNAKENAVYNMIAFRLLEAISEPCIKELTDVGLQILHYDFTAKGSRIIEPGWRAIKGSFSDDTEPLQDLPELKTGDYIKLKEACVLDKKTKPPLLYTEAGLLSAMESAGNDIENEDERKALQHIGIGTPATRAAVIETLFTRNYIQREMKSLIPTGKGLQVYEFVKDKKIADVAMTAQWELALQKIETNKADAAGFLKEMETYTSSITDELFQTAIAQNKMPELLCPKCKTQHLIISDKIVKCRDEICCWIQFRNICGIHLSLSDIENLVSDGRTSLIKGMKSKSGKTFNAFIALNEQAGSYFEFCEGKHSK; encoded by the coding sequence ATGATCACAGTTATTGCAGAAAAACCGAGCGTAGCAAGAGAAATAGCCGTTATAATCAAAGCCACAGAAAAAAAGGATGGCTATCTGACAGGTAACGGCTATTTTGTTACATGGGCACTAGGCCATCTTGTAGGATTAGGAATGCCTGAAGATTACGGAATCACGGGATTTGAAAAAGCATCACTGCCGATCCTCCCAAACCCTTTTTTACTGACTGTCAGAAAGGTCAAAAAAGATAAAGGCTGCACTGCTGATACAGGCGCAATAAAACAGCTTAAAATCATTGAAGACCTATTTAATCAAAGCGAGAGCATTATCGCGGCAACAGATGCAGGACGCGAAGGCGAACTTATTTTCAGGTACATTTACCAATACCTGAAATGCAGCAAACCCTTTAACAGACTCTGGATAAGCTCGCTTACCGAAAAAGCCATCAAACATGGTTTTGATAACCTGAAAGACGGAAAAGAATTTGACGGATTATATCAGGCTGCGCAAGGCAGAAGCCGTGCCGACTGGCTGGTGGGCATTAATGCTTCACAGGCCCTTTCCATAGCTGCCGATAATGGAGTATATTCACTTGGAAGAGTTCAGACTCCTACACTGGCATTAATATGCAGACGCTATCTGGCAAACAGGGATTTCCCAGTAAAAAATTATTCGCAGATACAGTTATCCCATAGCAAAGATCTGATAAATTTTAAAAGCATCTCAAAAATCAAATGGGACGACAGAAAACTAGCCGGCAATGTACTGAAAGCTATTGAGCGAAGCCCAATGGCAATGGTCACATCGGCAGACGGCAAAATTGAAACAGAGCAGCCTCCTTTACTGTTCGACCTTACCGGCCTTCAGAAAGAAGCCAATAAAAAACTGAACCTTTCTGCCGAGGAAACCCTCAACATTTCTCAGAGCCTTTACGAAAAGAAGTTCATCACATATCCTCGGACAGGAAGCAAATACATTCCTGAAGATCTTTGGTCCGAAATTCCCAGCCTTGTAAGAGTTTTACAAAAGGGGGAAAATTTCAAGCAAACAATTTCCCAAACAAAATGGGGCAGATTCAATAAGCGCATCGTGAACGATCTTCGAGTAACGGACCATCATGGATTATTGATTACCGATAAGATTCCGTCAGCCCTTAATGCAAAGGAAAATGCGGTTTATAATATGATTGCGTTTCGATTGCTTGAAGCCATTTCCGAGCCCTGCATCAAAGAATTGACCGATGTAGGCCTACAAATACTGCATTATGATTTTACTGCAAAAGGCTCTAGGATTATTGAGCCAGGATGGCGTGCCATTAAAGGCAGTTTCTCTGATGATACTGAACCGTTACAGGACCTGCCTGAGTTGAAAACAGGCGATTATATTAAATTAAAAGAGGCTTGCGTTTTGGATAAGAAAACAAAACCGCCTTTGCTTTACACGGAGGCAGGCCTTTTGTCTGCTATGGAAAGTGCCGGAAATGATATCGAAAATGAAGACGAACGGAAGGCTTTACAGCATATCGGCATCGGTACCCCGGCAACTAGAGCGGCCGTCATCGAAACTCTATTTACCCGCAATTATATCCAACGCGAAATGAAATCCTTAATCCCAACTGGAAAAGGGCTGCAGGTTTATGAATTTGTAAAAGACAAAAAGATTGCAGATGTGGCAATGACTGCCCAATGGGAGCTTGCCTTGCAGAAAATCGAAACCAACAAAGCAGATGCTGCAGGGTTCCTAAAAGAAATGGAAACTTACACTTCAAGTATCACAGATGAATTGTTCCAGACTGCAATTGCCCAAAACAAAATGCCGGAACTCTTATGCCCAAAGTGCAAAACCCAGCATCTTATTATTAGTGATAAAATTGTAAAATGCAGAGATGAAATATGCTGTTGGATACAGTTCCGTAATATTTGCGGTATACATTTAAGTTTATCTGACATCGAAAATCTTGTCAGTGATGGAAGAACTTCATTGATCAAAGGAATGAAAAGCAAATCAGGAAAGACGTTCAATGCCTTCATTGCATTAAACGAACAAGCAGGAAGCTATTTTGAATTCTGTGAAGGAAAACATTCAAAATGA
- a CDS encoding helix-turn-helix domain-containing protein, giving the protein MNIDRMEFISWMERIMERFDLMGAHIRELEKKRGSIDGEELLDNQDILQMLKISSRSLQRYRSSRRLPYYTISGKIYYKLSDVHQFIRESFNVRMPKSHANG; this is encoded by the coding sequence ATGAACATAGACAGAATGGAATTCATCTCTTGGATGGAAAGGATAATGGAACGTTTCGATCTTATGGGAGCGCACATCAGAGAACTTGAAAAAAAACGCGGCAGCATCGATGGTGAAGAGCTTTTGGACAATCAGGATATATTGCAGATGCTCAAAATAAGCTCAAGGTCTCTGCAGCGCTACCGCTCTTCACGAAGGCTTCCCTATTATACTATCAGCGGAAAAATATATTATAAGCTCTCTGATGTGCACCAGTTCATCAGAGAAAGCTTTAATGTCCGAATGCCAAAATCTCATGCCAACGGATGA
- the mobA gene encoding conjugal transfer protein MobA produces the protein MKQENNGKANRGGRNPKIDPSIHRHVFRLTENENAEFLSMYESSGMNNKAKFIISILFGKEVKTIKLDKGTIDFYMRLTTFYSQFRSAGANYNQIVKLLYRNFSEKKASAYLYKLEKQTAELAALCQKIILIAEEFEEKYLKKLP, from the coding sequence ATGAAACAGGAAAATAATGGTAAAGCAAACAGAGGCGGCAGGAATCCTAAAATCGATCCCAGCATACACAGGCATGTTTTTCGTCTGACTGAAAACGAAAATGCTGAGTTTTTATCGATGTATGAATCGTCAGGAATGAATAATAAGGCGAAATTTATCATATCGATTTTGTTTGGAAAGGAAGTGAAGACTATTAAATTAGACAAAGGAACAATTGATTTTTACATGCGGCTGACCACATTCTACAGCCAGTTCCGGTCGGCTGGGGCGAACTATAATCAGATTGTAAAACTGCTGTACCGCAATTTTTCGGAGAAAAAAGCGTCAGCCTATCTGTACAAACTCGAAAAACAGACCGCTGAACTTGCTGCCTTATGCCAAAAAATTATTCTTATTGCAGAAGAATTTGAAGAAAAATACCTTAAAAAACTGCCTTGA
- the mobC gene encoding conjugal transfer protein MobC, whose translation MQGDDDLRGLAKIMAFMRAVSVLIVLMHLYWYCYGFFVDRGWTLQAVNKILRGFDRTAGLFSNTLYTKIFALLLLALSCLGTKGVKNQKITWTKIFSSFGAGFVLYFLNTPLLALPKQTAAFFYILTLGLGYTALMMTGVWSSRLLRTNLMSDVFNNENESFHQETRLMQNEFSVNLPTRFYYKNKWNKGWINIVNPFRATIVLGTPGSGKSYAIVNNYIKQQIEKGFSMYIYDFKFDDLSTVAYNHLLKHHNNYIVKPKFYVINFDDPRKSHRCNPLNPDFMTDISDAYEAAYTIMLNLNRSWIQKQGDFFVESPIILLAAIIWFLKIYENGRYCTFPHAIELLNKKYADVFTILTSYPELENYLSPFMDAWQGGAQDQLQGQIASAKIPLSRMISPSLYWVMTGDDFSLDINNPKEPKILCVGNNPDRQNIYSAALGLYNSRIVKLINKKGQLKSSVIIDELPTIYFRGLDNLIATARSNKVAVCLGFQDFSQLNRDYGDKESKVIQNTVGNIFSGQVVGETAKSLSERFGKVLQKRQSMSINRNDTSTSISTQLDSLIPASKISTLTQGFFVGAVSDNFEERIEQKIFHAEIVVDNAKIAAESRTYQKIPQILSFAAENGDDNMKTEIDANYRKIKRDIIRVIELELKRIKNDPDLQHLVQKEQKK comes from the coding sequence ATGCAGGGAGATGATGATTTAAGAGGGCTTGCCAAGATAATGGCATTTATGAGGGCAGTAAGCGTATTGATAGTACTGATGCATTTGTACTGGTACTGCTATGGCTTCTTTGTGGACAGGGGTTGGACATTACAAGCCGTCAATAAAATATTAAGGGGATTTGACCGCACGGCAGGATTGTTTTCCAACACGCTTTACACGAAAATTTTTGCATTACTGCTATTGGCTTTAAGCTGTCTTGGAACAAAGGGAGTAAAGAACCAGAAAATTACCTGGACTAAAATCTTTAGCTCTTTTGGCGCCGGTTTTGTTCTTTACTTTTTAAATACGCCATTATTAGCTCTGCCAAAGCAAACAGCCGCGTTCTTCTATATTCTAACATTGGGACTGGGTTATACTGCCTTGATGATGACAGGGGTGTGGAGCAGCCGCCTTTTACGGACTAATCTGATGTCAGATGTATTCAATAACGAGAATGAGAGTTTTCATCAGGAGACCAGACTCATGCAAAATGAGTTTTCTGTCAATCTTCCTACTAGATTTTATTATAAAAACAAATGGAACAAGGGCTGGATTAATATCGTAAATCCATTTAGGGCGACAATTGTTCTAGGTACTCCCGGATCTGGCAAATCATATGCAATAGTCAACAATTACATCAAGCAGCAGATCGAAAAAGGCTTTTCGATGTATATCTATGATTTCAAGTTCGACGACCTTTCCACAGTTGCCTACAATCATCTATTGAAGCATCATAACAATTACATAGTCAAACCGAAATTCTACGTGATCAACTTCGACGATCCAAGGAAAAGCCACCGCTGCAATCCGCTTAATCCTGATTTTATGACGGATATTTCGGATGCCTACGAAGCGGCATATACCATAATGCTTAATCTGAATAGGAGCTGGATACAGAAGCAGGGCGATTTCTTTGTAGAAAGCCCTATTATTCTATTGGCGGCCATTATATGGTTTCTGAAAATCTATGAAAATGGAAGGTACTGCACTTTTCCGCATGCCATTGAGCTGTTGAATAAAAAATATGCCGACGTGTTTACTATCCTTACCTCTTATCCAGAGCTGGAAAACTACTTGTCACCGTTTATGGATGCATGGCAGGGGGGGGCCCAAGACCAGCTGCAGGGGCAGATTGCGTCGGCGAAAATTCCTCTATCCCGTATGATTTCTCCAAGCCTTTACTGGGTTATGACAGGCGATGATTTTTCCTTGGACATCAACAATCCGAAAGAACCTAAGATACTATGTGTTGGAAACAATCCCGACCGCCAGAATATTTATTCGGCTGCACTGGGATTATACAATTCACGCATTGTAAAGCTGATCAATAAAAAGGGTCAATTGAAAAGCTCGGTCATTATAGACGAGCTGCCTACCATTTATTTTCGCGGACTTGATAATCTGATTGCCACTGCCCGAAGCAATAAAGTGGCTGTGTGTCTAGGCTTTCAGGATTTTTCGCAATTGAACCGTGATTACGGAGACAAAGAGAGCAAGGTTATTCAGAATACTGTGGGCAATATTTTCAGCGGGCAGGTGGTCGGAGAAACGGCAAAAAGCCTTTCGGAGCGATTCGGTAAAGTATTGCAGAAAAGGCAGAGCATGAGCATCAACCGCAATGATACATCGACTTCAATATCCACGCAATTGGACAGCCTGATACCGGCATCAAAAATATCTACATTAACGCAAGGTTTTTTTGTTGGTGCCGTATCGGATAATTTTGAGGAGCGAATAGAGCAGAAAATTTTCCATGCTGAAATTGTTGTTGATAATGCAAAGATTGCTGCTGAATCCAGAACCTATCAAAAGATACCGCAGATCTTATCTTTTGCAGCTGAAAATGGAGACGATAATATGAAAACAGAGATTGATGCCAATTATAGGAAGATAAAAAGAGATATAATTCGGGTTATTGAACTGGAACTGAAACGTATTAAAAACGATCCGGACTTGCAGCATTTAGTGCAAAAAGAGCAAAAAAAATGA
- a CDS encoding RteC domain-containing protein: protein MIRSTCENALQVIRKAEQQFSLDPEDIIEKSYQMTTVLRNLLCTVKKNVLEKGFSDENEEINFFKSVKPQILGKLIFYNKVFRIEAACPVISGKMHYKYFSNELNLLKQEYKEHFYNNDFYRYYRTGRTEWDHHFFCLGKIDLHEGVNSFVFEIDPEFSTYYDYKVARIIANELLYSYLSSKIEPETEQISILSENNSANRDFFWTDSKNALIELIYALHASGSISHGKAGIRKISTVFQLLFRVQLGDVHHAFHRMKDRTDSKSIFLDQLKTSLKQHMEKEL, encoded by the coding sequence ATGATAAGATCTACATGTGAGAACGCACTTCAGGTTATTCGAAAAGCAGAACAGCAATTCAGCTTAGATCCTGAAGATATAATTGAAAAATCCTACCAGATGACCACCGTACTTCGAAATTTGCTTTGTACGGTAAAGAAAAATGTTTTAGAAAAAGGATTCTCTGATGAAAATGAAGAGATTAATTTTTTTAAAAGCGTTAAACCCCAGATACTGGGGAAGCTGATATTCTACAATAAAGTTTTCCGCATTGAGGCAGCCTGTCCGGTGATAAGCGGCAAAATGCACTACAAATATTTTTCCAATGAGCTCAATCTCCTCAAGCAGGAATATAAAGAGCATTTTTACAACAATGATTTTTACCGATACTATCGCACAGGAAGAACTGAATGGGACCACCATTTTTTTTGTCTTGGAAAAATAGACCTGCATGAGGGAGTAAATAGTTTTGTTTTTGAAATTGATCCGGAATTTTCTACCTACTATGATTATAAAGTGGCGCGCATCATAGCAAACGAACTGCTATACAGCTACCTGAGCTCCAAAATTGAACCCGAAACCGAACAAATCAGCATATTATCGGAAAACAATTCGGCAAACAGGGATTTTTTCTGGACAGATTCAAAAAATGCCCTGATCGAATTAATTTATGCCCTACATGCCTCTGGCAGCATTTCTCATGGAAAAGCCGGAATCCGTAAAATAAGCACGGTATTCCAGCTTCTGTTCAGAGTGCAGCTCGGCGATGTCCATCATGCCTTCCATCGAATGAAAGACAGGACCGACAGTAAAAGCATATTTCTGGATCAGCTGAAGACTTCCCTTAAACAGCATATGGAAAAAGAACTGTAG
- a CDS encoding DUF3945 domain-containing protein → MDEKINDKPKITEELSDILLVFDKEKKKILAVKGIDQNGNLQTTEPIRKNQNQFMRVDKQGDLFSNFFSNFFSQLKNPTNFSFFKIPALLAVDISKDMQKQIDCPTPEGDQLMKQHEVKEYEQKTNINMETAQTNPETSEYKYKPEQIDWETLNHLGLSKEKLEKMNLLDPLLKGYKTNELVPVSLNLGTAVTRMDARLSLKQNDEGQVVVAIHGIRKEPNLNFSFFGHEFSKEDKENLLGTGNMGRVVNLTNPKNNEILPSIISIDRLTNEVVALRTDFIKIPDEIKGIKLSEEQKQTLLEGKPLPLEGMVSKKGTAFDATVQFNADKRFVEFLFDRNDPNKQAQGNQQNQTQGAQKTFRDKELNNEQHQKLQDGQTVYISGLVDKKGKEYNGYITYNKETDRTDFSFQNPDKIKEQIKPSEAHKTQTAVNSEGKTNEATKNINEPLKSGQTNPHDRKQQELQEDSQSPAKSKGRKM, encoded by the coding sequence ATGGACGAAAAAATTAATGATAAACCCAAAATCACAGAAGAGCTCTCGGATATTCTGCTGGTCTTCGATAAAGAAAAAAAGAAAATCCTGGCGGTAAAAGGCATTGACCAGAATGGCAATCTGCAGACCACTGAACCCATCCGGAAAAATCAGAATCAGTTTATGCGGGTAGATAAGCAGGGAGATTTATTCTCGAATTTTTTTTCCAATTTTTTCAGCCAGCTGAAGAACCCAACTAATTTTTCGTTCTTCAAAATCCCCGCACTGCTGGCTGTCGATATTTCTAAAGACATGCAGAAACAGATAGATTGCCCGACTCCTGAAGGCGACCAATTAATGAAACAGCACGAAGTAAAAGAATATGAACAAAAAACTAATATTAATATGGAAACAGCACAGACAAATCCGGAAACAAGCGAATACAAATACAAACCGGAACAGATTGATTGGGAAACATTAAACCATCTTGGTTTAAGCAAAGAAAAACTGGAAAAAATGAACCTTCTGGACCCGCTTCTAAAAGGATACAAAACAAATGAACTCGTACCTGTAAGCCTCAACCTAGGCACAGCCGTTACCAGAATGGATGCCCGTTTATCATTGAAACAAAACGATGAAGGACAGGTTGTGGTGGCCATCCATGGCATCCGAAAAGAACCTAATCTGAATTTCTCTTTTTTCGGCCACGAGTTCAGTAAGGAAGACAAAGAGAATCTTCTCGGGACAGGCAATATGGGCCGAGTAGTTAATCTTACCAATCCGAAAAACAATGAAATATTGCCCTCGATAATTAGCATAGACAGGCTTACCAATGAAGTGGTGGCTTTGCGTACTGACTTCATTAAAATTCCAGATGAAATTAAAGGAATAAAGCTGAGTGAAGAGCAAAAGCAGACTCTCTTGGAAGGAAAACCGCTTCCTTTGGAAGGTATGGTTTCCAAAAAAGGAACCGCCTTTGACGCAACTGTCCAGTTCAATGCCGACAAACGTTTTGTAGAATTTCTCTTTGACAGAAATGACCCAAATAAGCAGGCACAAGGCAACCAGCAGAACCAGACTCAGGGCGCACAAAAGACTTTTAGGGACAAAGAACTCAACAATGAGCAGCATCAAAAGCTCCAAGATGGCCAGACGGTCTACATCAGCGGTCTCGTGGATAAGAAAGGAAAAGAATATAACGGATACATCACCTACAATAAGGAGACCGATAGAACAGATTTTTCATTCCAAAATCCAGACAAGATCAAAGAACAGATAAAACCATCAGAAGCGCATAAAACCCAGACAGCCGTAAATTCAGAAGGAAAAACTAATGAAGCTACTAAAAACATAAATGAGCCCTTAAAATCAGGGCAGACAAATCCTCATGACAGAAAACAGCAGGAACTGCAAGAAGATTCTCAATCTCCTGCCAAATCAAAAGGGCGTAAAATGTAA
- a CDS encoding PDDEXK nuclease domain-containing protein, whose translation MNDEIIKSSDYINWSAFIFNKIKHAQTQAALKVNAEMLALYWEIGSSIIEKQQQNSWGSKVIDLLAADLVRNFPDSRGFSVRNLKYMRAFSEAYPDFPIVQVPLAQSENQFVQVPLAQITWYHHISLLAKVKDVAERAFYIAETSKNEWSRDVMLLQVQSNLYSRSGKALHNFEQTLPEYQSDLAKSIFKDPYNFDFLMLSAKVKELEIEKLLIEKIADFLLELGKGFAFVGRQYAIEVDNTSYKIDLLFYHTILHAYVVIELKAGEFMPEYVSKLNFYISAIDDSLKTSADERTIGLLLCASKSNIKVEYAMRGLDKPLGVATYQLEQFVKENIDKLDNAGQE comes from the coding sequence ATGAATGATGAAATTATAAAAAGCAGTGACTACATAAACTGGTCGGCCTTTATTTTCAATAAAATAAAGCATGCCCAAACCCAGGCTGCTCTTAAAGTCAATGCCGAAATGCTTGCACTATATTGGGAAATTGGAAGTTCCATAATTGAGAAACAACAGCAGAATAGCTGGGGCAGCAAGGTAATTGACCTTTTGGCAGCTGATTTAGTCCGCAATTTCCCTGACAGCAGAGGTTTTTCTGTGCGCAACCTTAAGTATATGAGGGCTTTTTCCGAGGCATACCCTGATTTTCCAATCGTGCAAGTTCCGCTTGCACAATCGGAAAACCAATTTGTGCAAGTCCCACTTGCACAAATTACCTGGTATCACCATATAAGCCTTTTGGCAAAAGTAAAAGATGTGGCGGAACGGGCATTTTATATAGCTGAAACGTCTAAAAATGAATGGAGCAGGGACGTAATGCTTTTACAGGTGCAAAGCAATCTGTATTCCAGAAGCGGAAAAGCATTGCATAATTTTGAGCAGACACTGCCCGAATATCAATCGGATTTGGCGAAAAGCATTTTTAAAGACCCTTATAATTTTGATTTTTTAATGCTTTCCGCAAAAGTCAAGGAACTTGAAATTGAAAAACTTTTGATAGAAAAGATCGCAGACTTTTTATTGGAGCTTGGAAAAGGATTTGCATTTGTGGGAAGGCAATACGCAATCGAGGTTGATAATACCAGCTACAAAATTGATTTACTTTTTTACCATACCATCCTGCACGCATATGTCGTAATAGAGCTCAAGGCAGGTGAATTTATGCCCGAGTACGTTTCCAAGCTTAACTTTTACATTAGCGCTATAGACGATTCACTCAAAACTTCGGCAGATGAGCGCACTATCGGCCTGCTGCTTTGCGCATCGAAAAGCAACATTAAAGTCGAATATGCAATGCGCGGTCTAGATAAGCCTTTAGGAGTCGCCACTTATCAATTGGAGCAGTTTGTAAAGGAAAATATTGACAAATTAGATAATGCCGGACAGGAATAA
- a CDS encoding DUF3408 domain-containing protein yields the protein MEKNIKKKNIPEINEEMMMNLMVDGVRKEGLHIQPEEEPEEVKPSKEHQTAKERGKIKKEGNQDYESLFFKKPASNARDGKTVYIRPDFHEKLTRIVQVIGEDKISIYAYLDNLLDYHFQEFGERIIKSFNDKYKPIF from the coding sequence ATGGAAAAAAACATCAAGAAAAAAAACATACCTGAGATAAACGAAGAGATGATGATGAACCTTATGGTAGACGGGGTCCGCAAAGAAGGACTTCACATACAGCCTGAAGAGGAACCAGAGGAAGTGAAGCCATCAAAGGAACACCAGACAGCAAAAGAGCGCGGCAAAATAAAGAAGGAAGGAAATCAGGATTACGAAAGCCTATTTTTCAAAAAGCCCGCCTCCAATGCCCGCGACGGTAAAACGGTATATATCCGTCCGGATTTTCATGAGAAACTAACCAGGATTGTTCAGGTTATCGGAGAAGACAAAATAAGCATTTACGCTTATCTGGACAATCTTCTCGACTATCATTTCCAGGAGTTCGGCGAGAGGATCATCAAAAGCTTCAATGATAAATACAAACCGATATTTTAA
- a CDS encoding ParA family protein, with the protein MKTNHKTVFVAFSSQKGGVGKSTFTALAASTLHYRLGYNVAVFDADFPQHSLMKMKTRDLSMVMENDFLKKAAFRQFTAINKKAYTILQHKAEGVLQAAQDFLESSPVPVDYIFFDLPGTVNTPGILKALAGMHHIFTPITADRVVMESTLVFTQLMKDVIMKKGATSIKTINLFWNQVDGRERSPLYEVYNKLISELGLSLMDCQIMNSTRFRKESEADARTIFRCTLMPPDQRLMNSCGMDRFINEFLRITKS; encoded by the coding sequence ATGAAAACAAACCACAAAACAGTATTTGTCGCCTTTTCCTCCCAGAAGGGAGGCGTAGGCAAAAGCACCTTTACCGCACTTGCCGCCAGTACACTGCATTACCGTCTAGGGTATAATGTAGCGGTATTCGATGCAGACTTCCCGCAGCACAGCCTGATGAAGATGAAAACCCGCGATCTATCTATGGTAATGGAAAATGATTTTTTAAAAAAGGCCGCCTTTAGGCAGTTTACCGCCATCAACAAGAAGGCCTATACTATCTTGCAGCACAAAGCGGAAGGCGTGCTTCAGGCCGCACAAGATTTCTTAGAATCTTCACCGGTTCCTGTTGACTATATCTTTTTTGACCTTCCGGGAACTGTAAACACACCCGGCATATTAAAGGCCTTGGCAGGGATGCATCATATCTTCACACCCATAACAGCAGACCGCGTGGTTATGGAAAGCACACTTGTCTTCACCCAGCTCATGAAAGATGTTATTATGAAAAAAGGAGCAACATCAATTAAAACCATCAACCTTTTTTGGAATCAGGTGGACGGCCGCGAACGCTCCCCTCTCTATGAGGTCTATAACAAGCTTATTTCTGAGCTCGGACTCAGCCTGATGGACTGCCAGATCATGAACAGCACCCGTTTCCGCAAAGAAAGCGAAGCGGATGCCCGAACTATTTTCCGCTGCACTTTGATGCCTCCCGACCAGCGGCTGATGAACTCATGCGGTATGGACCGCTTCATAAATGAATTTTTAAGAATAACCAAATCATAG
- the mobB gene encoding conjugal transfer protein MobB, translated as MIAKIGRSSNLYGALAYNQMKVQKEKGQILFTSRMIETPNGIYSTADLARSFEPFLLANRNTEKPALHISLNPDPHDNVSDDKFIAMAQQYMQGMGYAEQPFAVFKHTDIDRTHVHIVTVCVDEAGRKISDKFEKRKSMAVCRELERKYVLVPATEKGHNRDNKICTPVDFRKADIKSQIASVVRSLPHYYQFQTLGEYNALLSLFNITAEKTESHLHGKTRQGLLYIPLDENGQRAGHPLKASLFGRGACLPALDLHFATCKEALKHSDAKSALKEAVILVLQSAVDQKDFKMQLAKNGINTVVRANDAGRIYGITFIDHNSRTVWNGSRLGKEFSANGFNDRWANCMKAELATSRQPKSTVPRFDEMEDLFAEKPHRLFDFPNIDKQQGEMFEAWAGILPDALGDDFDELALNFKMKKRRRAKKYK; from the coding sequence ATGATAGCAAAAATTGGAAGAAGCAGCAATCTTTATGGTGCCTTGGCTTACAACCAGATGAAAGTTCAAAAAGAAAAAGGCCAGATACTCTTTACCAGTAGGATGATCGAAACACCAAACGGCATATATTCAACTGCAGATTTGGCACGATCCTTTGAGCCTTTTCTGCTGGCCAACAGAAATACGGAAAAGCCCGCACTGCATATTTCACTTAATCCTGACCCACATGATAATGTAAGCGATGATAAATTTATAGCAATGGCACAGCAGTATATGCAGGGGATGGGATATGCAGAGCAGCCTTTTGCAGTATTTAAACACACCGATATTGACCGTACCCATGTCCATATAGTGACAGTCTGCGTGGATGAAGCAGGCAGGAAGATTTCGGACAAGTTTGAGAAGAGAAAATCGATGGCTGTCTGCCGTGAGCTTGAAAGAAAGTACGTCTTAGTTCCTGCAACAGAAAAAGGGCATAATCGGGATAATAAAATTTGCACTCCGGTTGATTTTAGGAAAGCTGATATCAAAAGCCAGATTGCTTCTGTTGTGCGCAGTCTGCCACACTATTACCAATTCCAGACCTTAGGCGAATATAATGCCCTTCTTTCCCTGTTTAATATTACTGCTGAAAAAACAGAAAGCCATCTGCATGGAAAAACCAGGCAGGGATTGCTGTATATTCCTTTAGATGAAAATGGACAAAGGGCGGGACATCCTTTGAAGGCGTCTTTATTTGGCAGGGGAGCCTGCCTGCCTGCTTTGGATCTGCATTTTGCAACATGCAAAGAGGCCTTAAAGCATAGTGATGCAAAATCGGCACTCAAGGAAGCTGTTATCCTTGTCCTCCAGTCAGCAGTTGATCAAAAAGATTTTAAAATGCAGCTGGCCAAAAATGGAATCAATACAGTTGTGAGGGCAAATGACGCCGGCCGTATTTACGGAATCACTTTTATAGACCACAATTCCAGAACCGTTTGGAACGGTTCGCGTCTTGGCAAAGAATTTTCTGCCAACGGCTTTAACGACAGATGGGCTAATTGTATGAAAGCAGAATTAGCAACCTCTAGGCAGCCAAAATCCACTGTGCCGAGATTCGATGAAATGGAAGATTTATTTGCCGAAAAGCCGCATCGATTATTCGATTTCCCAAATATTGACAAACAGCAGGGTGAGATGTTTGAGGCATGGGCAGGAATTTTGCCTGATGCCCTAGGCGATGATTTTGACGAACTTGCATTGAATTTCAAAATGAAGAAGAGAAGAAGGGCTAAAAAATATAAATAG